ACTAATCACCGGTTGTGGATCAGTGGGGTACAAGTACTCATGTTCAAGCAATGCGTTTGAAGTTGTAAGAGCCACTGcacccaagaaaaaaaaaaacaaaagaaaatcagaTAAGAGACAGAACATAACAGAAGCAGCTTCAGTAGGAAGATTAAAAAGAAACTAGTACCACTTTTGGAAGCCTTTTGTGGATAGGGATGATTAGCTTTCCTCTTTGGtcgaggaggaggaagatgTTCGTTAGTCCCATTCTTCTGAACCTTTAGAAAGTATTTCTGCGCGTGGCTTCGTATCTACCAagaaattcaaaaaaagaaCATTTGAGTTcagaaaattttagaaaaatctaaaacactAATATTATGTAATTCTAAGACAATTCTGATGAAGAAATCAAATGGAATGTAATTATGATGAAGACAGATTCTAACCTGGATAACTGTTTTTGATCCAACAAAGGCCTCTATTTTCTTCCAATCACGGTCAAACCTGTAAATCAGTCATTATTAGATGAGAGAGTTGCTGAGTTTACCATCTAGAAGAAGCAGAGATAGAGAGGTCGTTTTGACATACAAATGGAGAGCTTCAATGAACTTGTCGTGTTCTTGCTCCGTCCAGTTCTCTCTAGACTTGGTGATTGTGTATGGCTTTCTAATCTTCTTTGTTGGATCCTCGCTGAACGACATCGTATGGCTCCGTGCAGAAACAGGCATCGTTGTCTTCGAGTGGGGAAGAGTAGTACTGAAACCCGGTAAGCTCATATTCATGGAGGAAACAAATGAGAATGGCTAGTATCGGTGGGTTTTATTGAGACAATAAAAACTCGGAAGTTCACTTTCAAGTCTGAAAGAGAGAGTCTAATGACGTTTGTGACTTTGTTGCTAGGCGAGAATGGCTATTTACCATATGAGGTAGGGAGAAGAAACAGAAAGGGGTCGATATAAAGGGAAATAGATTTTAGCCGAACACGTGTAAGGAGCCGGTTGCTCTGGTTCACAGCGTGGGACTATCAACTTCAAGACATGTGGCCAACCATCTGCTTACACTGACGTCAAGCAAAAGCCTAACGTCACGTATCTACGGCTCATAAAGCGCCACGTGGCTGACGATGGCAATCAGTTAATTAGTTGTGGATTACCTGCGCGAAACGGACTGTTGCTGGTGCTGTGGCTCGTATATAAAAGACACAGTTTCTCTCATTTGTGGTTTTTAGCtcaaaactttcaaatcagtcATCAGATGGTTTCTTCTTTCTGGAACACAAACGCAGCATAAACATCCAATTCTCTAAATTCCAACACTAAACAGCAACACATATTACTTATAaagttcaaaaacaaaaacaaacatcaaTCTAAGAATCTTAGCTTACTCCGCAAACCGAATAAAGAAAAGAGGTTAGAAACAAACACACATTACAGatgaaaagaatatataataagattgaCTGATACGAATCAGACAACACGACACCGACGACCGTAAACAACAAAATATGTGAATCCTACAAACgtaaggaaacaaaaaaacataggaGAGAAACTcacaaaagaagaaaactctggtttcttctctcttttgtttttctcaaTCGATCCAACGTGTGACACCATCCTCTCCTACTATCGCCAGAATCTCCACACGCACCTCCAAACTCGCCTGCAACATTGTTTAACCATTTACACATACAAAACATTAAACAAACATGTTTTTTTCATTATGAATTGTATATGGGGGGCGTGACAGATAGACTTACAGAGGAATTCCTGCAATTGACAAGGCGGCATTCGTCCAAAGAACCTTCTAGACTCCAACTCTCCCACACGTCAAAACTGTGGCTCGCAAACACAAACTCCATTCTTCTATTGATCTGCATACACcgagttttagtttttttccttcaaaactTTTGACTTACCAATTCATGTAACTGTGTAATGTACAAGAGGGTACCTGCAATA
Above is a window of Brassica napus cultivar Da-Ae chromosome A10, Da-Ae, whole genome shotgun sequence DNA encoding:
- the LOC106370872 gene encoding protein REVEILLE 3-like, producing MNMSLPGFSTTLPHSKTTMPVSARSHTMSFSEDPTKKIRKPYTITKSRENWTEQEHDKFIEALHLFDRDWKKIEAFVGSKTVIQIRSHAQKYFLKVQKNGTNEHLPPPRPKRKANHPYPQKASKSVALTTSNALLEHEYLYPTDPQPVISTPNHGLMRCNVITPIPVIKEELGVLENCCSTSSSSSIRNKLRTRTVTETNDQRVMPNFAEVYSFIGSVFDPKTTGHVQRLKQMDPINLETVLLLMKNLSVNLSSPEFEEQRRLISSYNGE